Part of the Lolium rigidum isolate FL_2022 chromosome 6, APGP_CSIRO_Lrig_0.1, whole genome shotgun sequence genome, AAAGGGGGAACAAAACTTCAGAATTCGATGCAAGCTTTTCTTTCGGCAGTTGGCAACTGTAATACCTACCTGTCCAGAATCGCCTCTTTTGCAATCAACTGGCTGCATCAAATTCTGAGATATCATCTTGCCGTTTGCTAATTCAGGCCCTGGGAATATCTATTAATGTTCCTGGAATATATTCTGCCTAGATTCCATTCCAGCTTCTACTTTCTAGCGATATGATATTATTCAGGTCAGGAATTCGTACTGCTGTCTgtggctttgcttctaggctaacaggAAGTGCTGTACGAACAGAACATAATGGTGCAATAACTCAGGAGTTGAATTTGTCCAGTTTTTTTTCAACATATTGCAGCTTTCTTTCTTGCCACTGTATGGCCTAACTCTAGTCAAAAAAAATTATCAGCTGTTTCCTTATCTTAATTTGACTTGTGCTCATTGTAGTGGACTTCACATTTCAAAGGAGGGACAAGAGAGCAGCCTCACTGAGAAGGACCTGCTGTTCAATGCAACAGGGCCCGCCACCGGCCTGGCCTGGTCGAGCTGTTGCTGAACCTGGGAGGAAGACATGGGATGGCCCGAAGCCAATCTCGATTGTTGGTTCAACTGGCTCCATAGGGACACAGGTACACTGACTATGATAGGACGCATGGAAGTTTTTAATCCGCCCCGTTTTGATGTTAGATGTTCAGATAATATTGATTGTTGAGACATCGagaatttttttaatttgtttGGAAGATGTGGTTGGCTTAAATTTGCGAATATAGTTGGCATGTTTATCTCTGGTAACAGTTTCTCCAATTATGTTTGCATATCTAAAAGACGTTGGACATAGTTGCGGAGAATCCTGATAAATTCCGAGTTGTTGCTCTCGCCGCTGGCTCCAATGTGACCCTTCTTGCTGATCAGGTAAAATTATCTTTTGGTACTATTAATTTACACCATTTTAAAGTTCGTGATCGACAATATGTATTTAGTTGTTGTATTAACTGGATGCAAGTTACTGTCGAATTTATCAGGTGAGAAGGTTCAAACCAAATCTGGTTGCCGTAAGAAATGAGTCATTACTTAATGAACTAAAGGAAGCCTTAGCTGATTGTGATGAGATGCCAGAAATTATTCCTGGGGAGCAAGGTGTCATAGAGGTAAGACCTTTTGTCTGATCCTATGTGTAAGGAATCAATGTTTTGCATTAAATTTGACAGATATCCAACCTTCAATAATAGGTTGCCCGCCACCCAGATGCAGCTACAGTTGTTACCGGCATAGTAGGCTGTGCAGGACTGAAGGTGATTTATGTTTTCTATATTGCATTTTCTGTCCTTTCTTTTAAAAAGTGTTGATGCATAAAAAAAAATAGATATGCAACAACCTAATTGATAGTGCCGTAGTGGTGACCGATATCCTATTCTTACTATTTTAGAACCTTGGTCCATGGTTCCTTTTATGATACTGCATATCAGTAGGCCCATCATGCTGCGTCAGTGGCGCTGCTTTTAGACCGATTAATATCTTATATTATCATGGAACTTTCTGAAAACACTACCTTATCCTCCACTTTGGTTGCATCTAAGTAAATTAGATGCAGACAAATCAGAAGTACATGCTTTCTGAAGTTACTATGATGCCTACTAAAATATCCACCAAGTCTGGCACAACGTAACTTACTGCAATACatatattttctttgttttgtcaGCCCACAGTTGCAGCAATTGAAGCTGGCAAAGATATAGCATTGGCGAACAAAGAGACACTTATTGCAGGTGGTCCTTTTGTGCTTCCTCTTGCCCACAAGCACAATGTGAAAATACTTCCTGCTGATTCCGAGCACTCCGCAATATTTCAGGTACATATTATAAGCAACTGCTGGTTGCTATTTTTCACCATGAGGCAAGTTTATTGTACATAAGGTTGGGATAGTTAGGCTGAGTAGGTTGGAACAAACTACAATAGAATGGTGGCTTTATCTGTGAAACTTGTAACAATGTGTCAGTACGATTTATGCTGTTGTGGTCTATTTGTTGTTAGTGCCATATGGTGAATTTAAGTTTGCTGCTCCTATCCTAGTGCATACAAGGCTTGTCTGAAGGATCACTTCGTCGCGTTATTCTCACTGCATCTGGTGGTGCTTTCAGGTAAAGTCTGTTGCCATATGTATTATATATGTTTCCCTTCTGGAAGCATGAAACTCCATCTTATACCATTTGATGATGTCAGGGACTGGCCAGTTGAGAAGCTGAAAGATGTAAAAGTTGCCGATGCTTTGAAGCACC contains:
- the LOC124659071 gene encoding 1-deoxy-D-xylulose 5-phosphate reductoisomerase, chloroplastic, which produces MALKASFAGELAGASSFLDSGSRGASFRHRKVDFTFQRRDKRAASLRRTCCSMQQGPPPAWPGRAVAEPGRKTWDGPKPISIVGSTGSIGTQTLDIVAENPDKFRVVALAAGSNVTLLADQVRRFKPNLVAVRNESLLNELKEALADCDEMPEIIPGEQGVIEVARHPDAATVVTGIVGCAGLKPTVAAIEAGKDIALANKETLIAGGPFVLPLAHKHNVKILPADSEHSAIFQCIQGLSEGSLRRVILTASGGAFRDWPVEKLKDVKVADALKHPNWSMGKKITVDSATLFNKGLEVIEAHYLFGAEYDDIEIVIHPQSIIHSMIETQDSSVLAQLGWPDMRLPILYTLSWPDRVYCSEVTWPRLDLCKLGSLTFKAPDHVKYPSVELAYAAGRAGGTMTGVLSAANEKAVELFIDEKISYLDIFKVVELTCDAHRNELVTSPSLEEIIHYDQWARRYTASLQASSGRSPVLA